A single region of the Nicotiana sylvestris chromosome 6, ASM39365v2, whole genome shotgun sequence genome encodes:
- the LOC138870348 gene encoding uncharacterized protein yields the protein MVDNHKQLHEKLPFSLLGYRTIVRTSTGATPYMLVYGTEAVIPAKVEIPSLRIIQEVELSDAEWIRSRYEQLALYRRKKNKRSMSWSTLSEQNVQSLGVLTGGALILAEMDGEVRPKPINSDTVKRYYI from the exons ATGGTAGACAACCACAAGCAATTgcacgagaaattaccatttTCCTTATTGGGATATCGTACcatagttcgcacatcaaccggagcaactccctacatgttggtttacgGTACTGAAGCTGTCATTCCTGCCAAGGTCGAGATTCCTTCTTTGAGAATTATACAGGAAGTAGAActtagtgatgcagaatggataaggagtcgtTATGAACAATTGGCTCTTTATCGACGAAAAAAGAATaaacgcagtatgtcatggtcaactttatcagaacagaatgtccagagcttagG ggtactaacaggaggagcactcatacttgcagaaatggatggagaagttagGCCAAAGCCCATCAATTCAgacacagtcaagagatactatatttaa
- the LOC138870346 gene encoding uncharacterized protein — translation MDSDCSKYMTGSKNHFLSLEDLKGGNVSFGNRKKCEIIRVGKVGKTDSHSIENVFLIDELKYSLISVSQLYDRGNMVGFTSTKYFVINLTTDKIVLQGKRVNNIYVVNLSTLSDNEFTCLSVLNNDPFLCHKRLGHASLRQLNKLISKNLVIGLPNIKFKEDKVCEACSRRKQHGINHKCSAPRTPKQNGVVERKNMTLEEMARTMLLSSKLPHSFWAEAVNTAFYIINRCMTRCIIETTPYELLKGRKPNISHLRAVGCKCFMHYNGKDSLGKFDPRSDEGVFLGYSSHSKAYNIYNKGTTCIEESVHVVFELAFFLRGKNRMMKQFNCSHPIEKIIIDPTSGIKTRSSLKNLCVFDAFLSLIEPKNIVEALQDADWVNAMQDELNQFERSQVWHLVPRPKDRSIYVDDIIFGATTNKLSKEFAKLMGSEFEISMMATVTKLDIDEPSSSIDQKLYRGMIVSLLYLTASRPDIVFNVGFCARFQTNPNESHLTTVKRIFRYLKGTTNLCLWFLVDKKRTSAVTHFLGSCLVSWAAKKKTFVALSTAEAEYVATASCCA, via the exons ATGGATAGTGACTGCTCAAAGTATATGACAGGAAGTAAGAACCATTTCCTTTCGCTTGAGGACcttaaaggaggtaatgtctcctttggaaatagaAAGAAATGTGAGATAAttagggttggaaaggtaggtaaaactgattctcactctattgagaatgtcttcTTGATAGATGAACTGAAGTACAGTCTAATAAGTGTATCTCAATTGTATGATAGAGGTAATATGGTTGGCTTCACCTCTACAAAAtattttgtgattaatcttaccactgacaagatagTTTTGCAGGGAAAGAGAGTGAACAACATATATGTTGTGAATCTGTCCACACTTTCAGATAATGAattcacttgcttaagtgtgttgaaTAATGATCCCTTCCTTTGCcacaagagacttggacatgccaGTCTAAGACAACTCAACAAACTAATCTCCAAAAACTTGGTGATAGGGCTGCCTAACATTAAGTTCAAAGAagataaagtttgtgaggcttgttcaaggaggaagcag CATGGCATAAATCATAAATGTTCTGCTCCTAGGACACCaaaacaaaatggagtagttgaaagaaagaatatgacattggaagaaatggctaggactatgcttctttctagtaaactgcctcaTAGCTTTTGGGCAGAAGCTGTGAACACTGCTTTCTACATCATAAATAGGTGCATGACAAGATGTATCATTGAGacgactccctatgagttacttaaagggagaaagccaaatatatcccatcttagggcagttggatgcaagtgctttatgCACTATAATGGTAAAGACtctctaggtaagtttgatcctagaagtgatgagggagtattcttgggatattcttcacatagtaaagcttataatatttataacaaaggaaCTACATgtatagaagaaagtgtacatgtggtTTTTGAACTAGCATTCTTTCTGAGAGGCAAGAACAGGATGATGAAGCAATTCAACTG ttctcatcccattgagaaaaTAATCATTGATCCAACCTCTGGAATCAAAACGAGATCTTCTTTGAAGAATCTTTGTGTTTTTGATgcttttttatctcttattgaaccaaAAAATATTGTTGAGGCTTTACAAGATGCAgactgggtgaatgcaatgcaagatgaactcaaccaatttgagagaagtcaagtttggcatctagtacCAAGACCTAAGGACAGATCA atatatgttgatgatataatctTTGGAGCAACTACTAATAAGTTAAGTAAAGAATTTGCTAAActaatggggagtgaatttgaaataagtatgatgg CAACAGTCACaaaattggatatagatgaacccagttcatctattgatcagaagttgtataggggaatgattgtCTCTTTGTTATATCTCACTGCTAgtagacctgacattgttttcaaTGTAGGCTTTTGTGCTAGATTTCAGACAAATCCAAATGAGTCTCACTTGACTACCGTCAAGAGGATCTTCCGATACCTAAAAGGCACCACTAACCTTTGTCTATG gtttcttGTGGATAAAAAGAGAACTTCAGCTGTGACACACTTTCTTGGCTCATGTCTTGTGTCTTGGGCTGCCAAAAAGAAAACTTTTGTGGCCTTgtctactgctgaagctgagtatgtggCTACTGCCTCATGTTGTGCTTAA